In Saccharicrinis fermentans DSM 9555 = JCM 21142, a genomic segment contains:
- the pepT gene encoding peptidase T yields MKNIKDRFLKYVGIDTQSDTDTGLTPSTPGQMRFSEQLVEELKEIGLHEVELDDNGYVMATIPSNIKKEVPVMGFIAHVDTSPDFTGKHVNPQILEGYDGQDIVLNKEENIIMETADFPELKNYVGQTLITTDGTTLLGADDKAGVAEIVTAAEYLMKHPEIKHGKIRIGFTPDEEIGAGADYFDVKKFGAEYAYTMDGGEIGELEYENFNAALAKITVLGRNVHPGYAKNKMRNSIRIANQIISLLPRVETPEHTSGYEGFFHLMSFKGEVEKSELTYIIRDFKRGRFEDRKKEMAHLVSKINSEYGKGTASVEIKDQYYNMCEKVKPVMHIVEQAKKAMEEVGVKPNIKPIRGGTDGARLSFMGLPTPNIFAGGHNFHGRFEFVPLQSMEKAVEVILKIVELSIR; encoded by the coding sequence ATGAAAAATATAAAAGATAGGTTTTTAAAATATGTAGGTATAGATACGCAATCGGATACGGATACAGGCTTAACGCCTTCTACACCAGGTCAAATGAGGTTTTCGGAGCAGCTGGTAGAGGAGTTAAAAGAAATAGGCTTGCATGAGGTTGAACTGGATGATAATGGTTATGTAATGGCTACCATACCTTCAAATATTAAAAAAGAAGTACCTGTAATGGGTTTCATAGCGCACGTTGATACCAGTCCTGATTTTACAGGAAAGCATGTTAATCCGCAAATATTAGAAGGTTATGATGGTCAGGATATTGTCTTAAATAAAGAAGAGAATATCATTATGGAAACAGCTGATTTCCCTGAACTGAAAAATTATGTGGGACAGACTTTAATTACTACGGATGGTACCACTTTGCTGGGGGCAGATGATAAAGCCGGGGTGGCTGAAATTGTTACTGCAGCAGAATATTTGATGAAGCATCCTGAAATTAAACATGGAAAAATAAGGATTGGTTTTACACCAGACGAAGAGATAGGGGCAGGTGCCGATTATTTTGATGTGAAAAAATTCGGGGCAGAATATGCTTATACAATGGATGGGGGTGAAATAGGTGAGCTTGAGTATGAGAATTTTAATGCAGCATTGGCAAAGATTACCGTGCTTGGCCGGAATGTACACCCAGGTTATGCAAAAAATAAAATGCGTAATTCTATACGTATTGCTAACCAGATTATTTCCCTGTTACCAAGAGTGGAAACTCCGGAGCATACCTCTGGTTATGAAGGATTTTTTCACTTAATGTCTTTTAAAGGGGAAGTTGAAAAGAGTGAGCTTACCTATATTATTAGAGATTTTAAGCGTGGTAGATTTGAAGATCGTAAAAAGGAAATGGCGCACCTGGTTAGTAAAATTAATAGTGAATACGGAAAGGGTACAGCTTCAGTGGAAATAAAAGACCAATATTACAATATGTGTGAGAAGGTGAAACCAGTGATGCACATTGTAGAACAGGCTAAAAAAGCCATGGAAGAAGTTGGTGTTAAGCCTAATATAAAACCTATTCGAGGAGGTACCGACGGTGCTCGTTTATCTTTTATGGGTTTACCAACACCCAATATTTTTGCCGGAGGTCATAATTTTCATGGCCGCTTCGAATTTGTTCCATTACAGAGTATGGAAAAGGCCGTGGAGGTAATTTTGAAAATAGTTGAACTTTCAATTAGATAA
- a CDS encoding peroxiredoxin has product MAVLVGKKAPAFKAEAVINGSEMVENYSLDQFVGKKNVVLFFYPADFTFVCPTEIIAFQDKIEEFEKRNVQVIGVSVDSAFSHWKWLQTDKKEGGIKGVKFPLVADNAMTISENYDVLAGEYDYNEEGQMVFEGTPMAYRGLFLIDKEGVVRHQVVNDMPLGRSVDETLRMIDALQFFEENGEVCPANWHAGDEGLVASQEGISEYLGKRG; this is encoded by the coding sequence ATGGCAGTTTTAGTAGGAAAAAAAGCACCCGCTTTTAAAGCAGAAGCAGTTATTAATGGCAGTGAAATGGTTGAGAATTATTCTCTTGATCAATTTGTAGGTAAAAAGAACGTGGTGTTGTTCTTTTATCCCGCTGATTTTACATTTGTTTGTCCAACCGAGATTATTGCTTTTCAGGACAAGATTGAAGAGTTTGAAAAAAGAAATGTTCAGGTAATTGGGGTTTCTGTAGACTCGGCTTTTTCGCATTGGAAATGGTTGCAAACAGATAAAAAAGAAGGTGGAATCAAGGGTGTTAAATTCCCATTGGTTGCTGATAATGCAATGACCATTTCTGAAAATTATGACGTATTGGCCGGAGAGTATGATTATAACGAAGAAGGACAAATGGTTTTTGAAGGTACTCCAATGGCATATAGGGGATTGTTTTTGATTGATAAGGAGGGTGTTGTGCGTCATCAAGTTGTGAATGATATGCCACTTGGACGTAGTGTTGATGAAACCCTAAGAATGATTGATGCTTTGCAGTTCTTCGAAGAAAATGGAGAGGTTTGTCCTGCTAATTGGCATGCAGGAGACGAAGGATTGGTAGCTTCGCAAGAGGGTATCTCAGAGTATCTAGGTAAGCGAGGATAG
- a CDS encoding anthranilate synthase component I family protein, translated as MRKYISFDVDNPKDFKHQVVQYCRRFKYGAVYDSCDHYLPKRSGVHYHSIDFLAGLDHINVVRGGFDVVQKLNEDIRDWLCGYWSYDLKNDLENLCSVNRDGLNFDKACFYQPRFIILQRENRWVIGYLEGVNTKEDVREMMSTIYCQNKGFQEKTALRFKARVDKDKYCRSVEAILDHIHRGDVYELNYCIEFYAEKVVLDPFTTYNSLVEISPTPFSGFFKAEDHYILCASPERFVKKEGGKIISQPIKGTAQRGKDKREDTSLKRALFMNAKERSENIMIVDLVRNDLSHIAEQGSVGVEELCGVYAFPQVFQMISTVTATLHQNKGGIDAIRSLFPAGSMTGAPKVRAMELIEKYEESKRGVYAGAIGYFSPDGDFDFNVVIRTLLYNAAHQYVSFMVGSAITQKSVPQKEYEECLLKAKAIFQLFNQDKQGAYE; from the coding sequence ATGCGAAAGTATATTTCTTTTGATGTTGATAATCCCAAGGATTTTAAACATCAAGTGGTTCAATATTGCAGAAGATTTAAATATGGTGCTGTCTATGATAGTTGTGACCACTATCTACCAAAGAGATCTGGAGTTCATTATCATTCAATAGATTTTCTGGCGGGACTGGATCATATAAATGTAGTAAGAGGTGGTTTTGATGTTGTTCAAAAACTAAATGAAGATATCCGGGATTGGCTTTGTGGTTATTGGAGTTATGATTTAAAAAACGACTTGGAGAATTTGTGTTCTGTAAATAGGGATGGATTAAATTTTGACAAAGCGTGTTTTTACCAACCGCGTTTCATTATTTTGCAGCGGGAGAATCGTTGGGTTATTGGTTATTTAGAGGGAGTAAACACGAAAGAGGATGTTCGGGAAATGATGTCGACTATTTATTGTCAAAACAAAGGTTTTCAAGAAAAGACTGCACTCCGTTTTAAAGCAAGGGTTGATAAGGACAAATATTGTAGATCTGTGGAAGCTATTTTAGATCATATTCATAGGGGTGATGTTTATGAACTCAATTACTGCATAGAGTTTTATGCTGAAAAGGTGGTCTTGGATCCTTTTACAACCTATAATAGTTTGGTAGAAATATCTCCTACTCCTTTTTCTGGTTTTTTTAAGGCGGAGGATCATTATATTCTTTGTGCTTCACCAGAACGGTTTGTCAAGAAAGAAGGTGGTAAAATTATCAGTCAACCCATTAAAGGAACTGCCCAAAGGGGTAAAGATAAGCGTGAAGATACCAGTCTGAAAAGGGCATTGTTTATGAATGCCAAAGAACGTTCCGAGAACATAATGATTGTTGACTTGGTACGGAATGATTTGTCGCATATTGCGGAGCAGGGCTCTGTGGGAGTGGAAGAACTTTGTGGTGTATATGCTTTTCCACAGGTGTTTCAAATGATATCTACCGTTACAGCAACGCTTCATCAAAATAAAGGAGGAATTGATGCAATACGCTCCTTGTTCCCTGCCGGTTCCATGACTGGTGCTCCTAAAGTGAGAGCGATGGAGCTGATTGAGAAATATGAGGAGAGTAAAAGAGGGGTGTATGCTGGTGCAATAGGTTATTTTAGTCCGGATGGAGATTTTGATTTTAATGTGGTCATTCGTACTTTGTTATATAATGCGGCTCACCAATATGTATCTTTTATGGTGGGAAGTGCTATCACCCAAAAGAGTGTACCCCAAAAAGAGTATGAGGAGTGCTTGTTAAAAGCAAAAGCTATTTTTCAATTATTTAACCAGGATAAACAAGGAGCTTATGAATGA